In a genomic window of Pokkaliibacter sp. MBI-7:
- a CDS encoding type II toxin-antitoxin system HicA family toxin yields the protein MSSRELIKLLEANGWVIVRVAGSHHQLKHSVNGKLLTVPHPRKDLGKGLVDKILKDAGLK from the coding sequence GTGAGCAGCCGAGAACTGATCAAGCTGCTTGAGGCCAATGGATGGGTGATTGTGCGCGTGGCTGGTAGCCACCATCAGCTCAAACATTCAGTGAACGGCAAGCTGCTAACGGTGCCCCACCCCAGAAAAGATCTGGGCAAAGGGCTGGTAGATAAAATCCTGAAGGACGCGGGCCTCAAGTGA
- a CDS encoding type II toxin-antitoxin system HicB family antitoxin, with protein MKYPIAIEEGSETQAYGVVVPDIPGCYSAGDTLDEAMDNAKEAICLHLEMLAEEGVTPPQASQVKDHVKNAAYAGWVWAVIDIDPEPFLGKSEKVNVTLPRLLTYQIDNLIKQDKRYTSRSHFLQVAAMHELHQR; from the coding sequence ATGAAATATCCCATCGCGATTGAGGAAGGGTCTGAGACTCAAGCCTATGGTGTGGTCGTACCGGATATTCCCGGTTGCTATTCCGCTGGCGATACGCTGGATGAGGCCATGGATAACGCAAAAGAAGCCATCTGCCTGCATCTGGAAATGCTGGCTGAAGAAGGCGTGACCCCGCCTCAAGCCAGTCAGGTCAAAGACCACGTTAAAAATGCAGCCTACGCGGGGTGGGTCTGGGCTGTGATCGACATCGATCCGGAGCCTTTCCTTGGCAAGTCAGAGAAGGTGAACGTGACGCTGCCCCGCCTGCTGACCTATCAGATTGATAACCTGATCAAACAGGACAAGCGTTACACCAGCCGTAGCCACTTTTTGCAGGTGGCGGCCATGCACGAGCTGCACCAGCGCTGA
- a CDS encoding phage antirepressor KilAC domain-containing protein yields the protein MQRTLKQTADYFGITRPELISRMREADLLNRHNLPQHASRDRLYLTTKEGSWWHPECGHQYSLSTRVTQPGIPWLAERLSLSLPPVKEDHHGAA from the coding sequence ATGCAACGCACCCTGAAGCAAACCGCCGATTATTTCGGCATCACCCGACCAGAGCTGATCAGCCGTATGCGCGAGGCTGATCTGCTCAATCGTCATAACCTTCCGCAGCACGCCAGCCGTGACCGCCTCTACCTCACGACTAAAGAGGGCAGCTGGTGGCACCCGGAGTGTGGCCATCAGTACAGCCTGTCTACCCGGGTGACGCAGCCGGGCATTCCGTGGCTGGCCGAGCGGCTCTCCCTCTCGCTGCCTCCCGTGAAGGAGGATCACCATGGCGCCGCGTGA
- a CDS encoding pyocin activator PrtN family protein, with the protein MHNDQPTLRLPLAPRADTVELLFRSLGDVLVSAEVIRERYFRNLNASTFREAISKGQIPLPVTTLYDSRKAPMFIDIRHFAAFIDAQAYAADEAQGQSQAQRIVASKDEEGSQ; encoded by the coding sequence ATGCATAACGACCAGCCCACGCTGCGCCTGCCGCTGGCACCCCGCGCTGACACGGTGGAGCTGCTGTTTCGCTCACTGGGGGATGTGCTGGTGTCAGCGGAGGTGATCCGCGAGCGCTACTTTCGCAATCTGAATGCCTCGACCTTTCGCGAGGCCATCAGCAAGGGGCAGATACCGCTGCCAGTCACCACGCTGTATGACAGCCGCAAAGCACCGATGTTTATCGACATCCGCCATTTTGCGGCCTTTATCGACGCTCAGGCCTACGCCGCTGATGAAGCACAGGGGCAATCTCAGGCACAGCGCATCGTTGCGAGTAAGGATGAGGAGGGTTCCCAATGA
- a CDS encoding recombinase family protein, with product MRVYSYLRFSDPKQAASTSAERQRSYAETWATERGLVLDDSLTLRDEGLSAYHQAHVNKGALGAFLQAVDAGQIAPGSVLIVEGLDRLSRASPILAQAQLAQIINAGLTVVTAADGKEYNSESLEAQPMDLVYSLLVMIRAHEESATKSKRVKASITRRCEQWLAGTYRGRIAAGRDPEWTRWDDEQQRMVLVPERAEAVRYIVQRYREGIGFVRIAREMQERGLKHGRKRSDSRAFAKLVRLRALLGEKALKVQGEEHVLPGYYPALVTPQEFDEMTGVSKSRARAVGKGDVPGFLTGASISACAYCGSPMAGVTYHHKWREDGTIAPGHRRLICGRHNMRLGCPKGGSATLAVYESALLDWCSDQMNLEDMTRSKGQAQLLRADIAAQRSEQAALQQQIDKLMTLILQADEPSVAVMNKQRELEKHVAQLSQTIEAMQRALHREAQQAQPQQAEQWRSLHKAAVDALDFDARMQLRKMVTDTFQQIQFALSWGEKGTGRMIVTGKSGVTRVIDVKKGKRAVPRKPVAC from the coding sequence ATGCGTGTATACTCCTATCTGCGTTTTTCTGATCCCAAACAGGCGGCCAGCACGTCGGCAGAGCGTCAGCGGTCTTACGCTGAAACCTGGGCGACAGAGCGCGGCCTGGTGTTGGATGATTCACTCACTCTGCGTGACGAAGGCTTGTCGGCGTACCATCAGGCACATGTTAATAAGGGGGCGTTGGGAGCGTTTCTGCAGGCGGTGGATGCCGGTCAGATTGCGCCAGGCTCTGTACTTATCGTCGAAGGCTTAGACCGCCTCTCTCGTGCTTCCCCCATTCTTGCTCAGGCGCAACTGGCGCAAATCATCAATGCCGGGCTGACCGTGGTTACGGCAGCGGATGGTAAGGAATACAACAGCGAGTCTCTCGAAGCGCAACCGATGGATCTGGTGTATTCGCTGCTGGTGATGATTCGTGCGCACGAAGAGTCTGCCACCAAAAGCAAGCGCGTGAAGGCCTCCATCACCCGACGCTGTGAGCAGTGGCTGGCTGGCACCTACCGTGGCCGCATTGCAGCAGGGCGCGACCCGGAGTGGACCCGCTGGGATGACGAGCAGCAGAGAATGGTACTTGTCCCGGAGCGGGCGGAAGCGGTGCGCTACATCGTTCAGCGTTATCGGGAAGGCATCGGCTTTGTGCGGATCGCCAGAGAGATGCAGGAGCGCGGCCTTAAGCATGGTCGCAAGCGCTCCGATTCGCGCGCCTTCGCCAAGCTGGTCAGGCTGCGTGCCTTATTGGGGGAGAAAGCCCTCAAGGTGCAGGGGGAAGAGCACGTATTGCCCGGCTATTACCCGGCACTGGTGACGCCGCAGGAGTTTGATGAGATGACTGGCGTCAGCAAGTCACGGGCCAGAGCCGTGGGGAAGGGTGACGTGCCCGGCTTTCTCACCGGGGCGTCGATCTCAGCCTGCGCCTATTGTGGTTCGCCCATGGCGGGCGTGACCTATCACCACAAATGGCGGGAGGATGGCACTATTGCGCCAGGCCACCGGCGGCTGATCTGTGGCCGGCACAACATGCGGCTAGGGTGCCCGAAAGGAGGCTCGGCGACGCTGGCTGTGTATGAGTCAGCATTGCTCGACTGGTGCTCAGACCAGATGAATCTCGAAGACATGACCCGCAGCAAAGGACAGGCACAATTGCTCCGGGCTGATATTGCCGCACAACGCAGTGAGCAGGCTGCCTTGCAGCAGCAGATCGACAAGCTGATGACGCTGATCCTGCAGGCGGATGAGCCTTCCGTCGCGGTGATGAACAAGCAGCGTGAGCTGGAGAAGCACGTTGCGCAGTTATCGCAAACCATCGAGGCCATGCAGCGAGCGCTTCACCGGGAAGCGCAGCAGGCCCAGCCACAACAGGCAGAGCAGTGGCGAAGCCTGCACAAGGCCGCCGTGGACGCACTGGATTTTGATGCACGCATGCAGCTACGGAAGATGGTGACAGACACCTTTCAGCAGATTCAGTTTGCGTTGTCCTGGGGGGAGAAGGGCACTGGCAGAATGATCGTCACCGGTAAGTCAGGCGTTACCCGGGTGATCGACGTCAAGAAAGGTAAACGGGCTGTCCCACGGAAGCCCGTTGCCTGTTGA
- the hpaE gene encoding 5-carboxymethyl-2-hydroxymuconate semialdehyde dehydrogenase — MIKHLINGKWVESADTFETINPTTGEVLEVVAHASAGQVAEAVQAAKAAFPAWANMPVKKRSKIIERIGDLIADNVDALSELETKDTGLPLYQTRNALIPRASENFYFFAEMAKQMNGHTYPVDDQMLNYTLHKPVGVCGLISPWNVPFMTGTWKTAPCLALGNTAVMKQSELSPLTTDFLGKLIMEAGVPAGVFNVVHGFGRTTGDALIRNPDVSVISFTGGTSTGKHIIANAGLKKFSMELGGKSPVMIFDDCDYERALDATLFGIFSINGERCTAGSRIFVQESIYDRFASDFAARASAISVGDPMDMNTKVGSLISRDHYKKVTGYIQIGVEEGAKLIAGGDKPAVPAHLAQGYFVAPTVFRDVTNDMRIAREEIFGPVAVLIPFKDEADVIAMANDNDYGLASYLWTSDNGKVHRIANQIEAGMLFVNSQNVRDLRQPFGGIKASGTGREGGVYSFEVFTELRNVCISMGSHHIPKWGV; from the coding sequence GTGATAAAGCATCTGATCAATGGCAAGTGGGTAGAGAGTGCCGACACCTTTGAAACCATTAACCCGACCACAGGGGAAGTACTGGAGGTTGTCGCCCATGCCTCTGCCGGGCAGGTAGCCGAGGCGGTACAGGCAGCCAAAGCAGCCTTCCCCGCCTGGGCTAATATGCCCGTCAAGAAACGCTCCAAAATCATCGAACGCATCGGTGATCTGATTGCAGACAATGTCGATGCGCTGTCTGAACTGGAAACCAAAGACACCGGCTTGCCGCTGTATCAGACTCGCAATGCGCTTATTCCACGCGCTTCGGAGAACTTCTACTTCTTCGCTGAGATGGCCAAGCAGATGAATGGCCACACCTATCCGGTCGATGACCAGATGCTGAACTACACCCTGCACAAGCCAGTCGGTGTCTGTGGTCTGATCTCTCCCTGGAATGTGCCGTTTATGACAGGCACCTGGAAAACGGCACCCTGCCTGGCTCTGGGGAATACCGCTGTGATGAAGCAGTCGGAGCTCAGCCCGCTGACCACGGACTTTCTCGGCAAACTGATCATGGAAGCCGGAGTGCCTGCCGGGGTATTCAACGTGGTACACGGTTTTGGTCGCACCACGGGGGATGCACTGATCCGCAACCCGGACGTCAGCGTCATCTCCTTCACCGGTGGCACCTCTACGGGCAAGCACATTATCGCTAATGCTGGCCTCAAGAAGTTCTCCATGGAGCTGGGCGGCAAGTCGCCTGTGATGATTTTTGACGACTGTGATTACGAGCGTGCCCTCGATGCCACACTGTTTGGCATCTTCTCCATCAATGGAGAGCGTTGCACTGCCGGGTCTCGCATCTTCGTTCAGGAGAGCATTTACGACCGTTTCGCCTCTGACTTTGCCGCCCGTGCCAGTGCCATCAGTGTGGGCGACCCGATGGACATGAACACCAAGGTGGGCTCGCTGATTTCCAGAGATCATTACAAGAAAGTCACCGGCTATATCCAGATTGGTGTGGAAGAGGGCGCCAAACTGATCGCAGGCGGTGACAAACCAGCGGTGCCTGCTCATCTGGCGCAGGGGTATTTCGTTGCACCGACCGTCTTCCGGGATGTCACCAACGACATGCGTATCGCCCGGGAGGAAATCTTCGGCCCGGTGGCGGTGCTGATTCCGTTCAAGGATGAGGCAGATGTCATTGCTATGGCCAATGACAATGACTACGGGCTGGCCTCTTACCTCTGGACTTCGGATAACGGCAAGGTGCATCGCATCGCCAATCAGATCGAAGCAGGCATGCTGTTCGTCAACAGCCAGAACGTGCGTGACCTGCGTCAGCCGTTTGGCGGTATCAAAGCGTCCGGTACTGGCCGGGAAGGTGGTGTGTACAGCTTTGAAGTCTTCACCGAGTTGCGCAACGTCTGCATCAGCATGGGTTCGCACCACATTCCGAAATGGGGAGTGTGA
- a CDS encoding response regulator produces MTTRILIVDDEQGVRDLLTELLEQHGFDVTAVADSDAMFSALTALPHALVVIDLRLGKEDGMNVARQLRHKSVIPIMMLTGKGDETDRILGLELAADDFLMKPFNNREFLARVRALIRRTTELSVPARRDDLSSHERISFNDWILDLTSRELFDAQGQPLELTYAEFNLLEALVRAPNRILSRDQLLELTRGNETEVFDRTIDVLILRLRRKIEPNPRQPSLIRTERGLGYIFSAHICQC; encoded by the coding sequence ATGACAACCCGGATTCTTATCGTCGATGACGAGCAAGGTGTGCGAGACCTGCTGACTGAGCTACTGGAGCAGCATGGTTTTGACGTCACTGCTGTCGCCGACAGTGACGCCATGTTCAGCGCCCTGACGGCCCTCCCCCATGCACTGGTAGTAATTGATCTGCGACTGGGCAAGGAGGACGGCATGAATGTCGCCCGCCAGCTACGGCACAAGTCCGTCATTCCTATCATGATGCTGACCGGCAAGGGTGATGAGACTGATCGCATTCTGGGCCTTGAACTCGCTGCCGACGACTTCCTGATGAAGCCCTTTAACAACCGCGAGTTTCTGGCACGCGTGCGCGCCCTGATTCGACGCACCACCGAACTGAGCGTACCCGCACGACGTGATGATCTATCCAGCCATGAGCGCATCAGCTTCAATGACTGGATACTCGATCTCACCAGCCGCGAACTGTTCGATGCGCAGGGCCAGCCCCTTGAGCTGACTTACGCTGAGTTCAATCTGCTCGAAGCGCTGGTGCGGGCACCTAATCGCATTCTCAGCCGAGATCAGTTGCTGGAGCTGACACGAGGCAACGAGACGGAAGTCTTTGACCGCACTATCGACGTATTGATTCTGCGCCTGCGACGCAAAATTGAGCCCAACCCCCGGCAACCTTCGCTGATCCGCACCGAGCGTGGTCTAGGCTACATTTTCAGCGCACACATCTGCCAATGCTAA
- a CDS encoding PAS-domain containing protein, producing the protein MRTKLLFALGVVCLASVVIAAVGWFGLRNTESAMSALQRDILPDISSSLVLAERTASLAALAPYVAEAVTPFQVQRESEELKSRQQELTSLATQIHHLDQAPQLQHQLAQMNATLSELINHTEQELFLREDMLQTFYAINQRFDQLERFPPLRPLLPGLLDKTHLIINVSGSQLDNFSQSLRNQLAQLRQQYAGGTSPLSLPLQQLMDDSHTLIEQKRHQNALLERKAFLLAAVRANSAALSDEVRHFVEQLQQRLSDQQQQLSRAVQWGQSRILLLTLLALLMLIIGIFWVLDLSRHLKTIAQQMSLLAQGVTDQPAPSSTRHDEVGSLTRAFLVFRQRTIDLQALTADLQQQTRLLETVFANINDGLSVFDSDNRLLAWNPQYLALFSLPAERIRAGMYLDDIQTLMNQLPHHNRTLDNSPLDMVEINLRRQAEPQRFERYFHNGQVLEFRSRPMPDGGFVTLYSDLTERKAIESQLRQAQKMDVLGHLTGGVAHDFNNLLSAIIGNLQLLQEAPADQPLDERSLRLSQRALAAAEKGAGLVQRLLAFARRQHLQPEAVQVNELLEAMLDLIEYSAGPQISIEVQLCESDPWIYVDASQLDNSLLNLVLNACAAMPDGGQLTLRTRQACRADKQDSDGVLIEVQDSGHGIAEEVIDRIFEPFFTTKAVGQGSGLGLSMVYGFVRQSGGDITVSSRLGEGTTFQLWLPLHHPQPVPSIVTTDRTLPMGKQQHILLVEDDPQVQLAAIGLLEHLHYRVTAVSSASEARERLQPGPTGNAEQHYALLLSDVNLGTRESGIELAHFCQHHCPTLPVLLTSGLPEERLLQDYGLASALPLLPKPYRLDTLARKLAECLTG; encoded by the coding sequence ATGCGTACCAAGTTGCTGTTTGCCCTGGGCGTTGTCTGTCTGGCCAGTGTGGTGATCGCCGCGGTCGGCTGGTTTGGTCTGCGCAATACCGAGTCCGCCATGAGCGCCCTGCAGCGCGATATTCTGCCGGACATTTCATCGTCACTGGTGCTGGCCGAGCGTACTGCCAGTCTGGCCGCGCTGGCGCCTTATGTGGCCGAAGCGGTAACCCCTTTTCAGGTGCAACGGGAAAGCGAAGAGCTCAAATCCCGACAGCAGGAACTGACCTCTCTGGCCACACAGATTCATCATCTGGATCAGGCACCGCAGTTACAGCATCAGCTGGCGCAGATGAACGCCACGCTGTCTGAACTGATCAACCATACCGAGCAGGAGCTGTTCCTGCGTGAAGATATGCTGCAAACGTTCTATGCCATCAATCAGCGCTTCGATCAGCTGGAACGCTTTCCACCGCTGCGGCCCCTGTTGCCGGGGCTGCTCGACAAGACCCATCTGATCATTAACGTCAGTGGCAGTCAGCTGGATAACTTCTCCCAGTCTTTGAGAAATCAGCTGGCGCAGCTCCGCCAGCAGTATGCCGGTGGTACTTCTCCACTCTCTCTGCCCTTACAGCAACTCATGGACGACAGCCATACGCTCATCGAACAAAAACGCCACCAGAATGCGTTGCTGGAGCGAAAAGCCTTCCTGCTGGCCGCAGTGAGAGCCAACTCTGCGGCGCTGTCTGACGAGGTCCGCCACTTCGTCGAACAACTGCAACAGCGCCTGAGTGACCAGCAGCAGCAACTTAGCAGGGCAGTACAGTGGGGCCAGAGCCGTATTCTGCTGCTGACGCTGCTGGCGTTACTGATGCTGATTATCGGCATCTTCTGGGTGCTTGATCTGAGCCGACACCTCAAGACCATCGCCCAGCAGATGAGCCTGCTGGCACAGGGCGTCACTGACCAGCCCGCCCCCTCTTCCACACGGCATGATGAAGTCGGCAGTCTGACCCGGGCATTTCTGGTTTTTCGTCAGCGCACCATTGATCTGCAGGCGCTCACGGCCGACCTCCAGCAGCAAACACGTCTGCTGGAAACCGTCTTTGCCAACATCAACGACGGCCTCAGCGTGTTCGACAGCGATAATCGCCTGCTCGCCTGGAACCCGCAGTATCTGGCGCTGTTTTCACTGCCTGCTGAGCGCATCCGGGCCGGGATGTATCTGGATGACATTCAGACCCTGATGAATCAGCTGCCCCATCACAACCGCACCCTCGATAACAGCCCGCTGGACATGGTTGAAATCAACCTGCGCCGACAGGCAGAGCCTCAACGCTTTGAGCGCTACTTTCACAACGGTCAGGTGCTGGAGTTCCGCAGCCGGCCGATGCCGGACGGCGGCTTTGTCACTCTTTATTCCGATCTGACCGAACGCAAAGCCATCGAAAGCCAGTTACGACAAGCGCAAAAGATGGATGTGCTGGGCCATCTGACCGGCGGCGTCGCCCATGATTTCAACAATCTGCTGTCGGCCATCATTGGTAACTTGCAGTTGCTGCAGGAAGCGCCAGCGGATCAACCGTTGGATGAACGCAGTCTGCGCCTGAGCCAGCGAGCACTGGCCGCAGCGGAGAAAGGTGCAGGGCTGGTGCAACGACTGCTTGCCTTTGCCCGCCGTCAGCATCTGCAGCCGGAAGCCGTGCAGGTCAACGAACTGCTTGAGGCGATGCTTGATCTGATTGAATACAGCGCCGGCCCGCAGATCAGCATTGAGGTACAGCTCTGTGAAAGCGATCCCTGGATCTACGTAGATGCCAGCCAGCTCGATAACAGCCTGCTGAATCTGGTGCTGAATGCCTGTGCCGCCATGCCCGATGGCGGTCAGCTGACACTTCGGACAAGGCAGGCCTGTCGAGCGGATAAGCAGGACAGTGACGGGGTACTGATTGAAGTGCAGGACAGCGGCCACGGCATTGCCGAAGAGGTTATCGACCGCATTTTTGAACCCTTTTTTACGACCAAGGCGGTGGGCCAGGGCAGTGGACTGGGGCTGAGCATGGTGTACGGTTTTGTGCGTCAGTCAGGAGGGGATATCACCGTCAGCAGCCGCCTCGGTGAAGGCACCACTTTCCAGCTGTGGCTGCCCCTGCACCATCCGCAGCCAGTGCCATCTATTGTCACTACTGACCGCACACTGCCCATGGGCAAGCAACAGCATATTTTGCTGGTGGAGGATGACCCGCAGGTCCAGCTGGCTGCCATCGGCCTGCTGGAGCATCTGCACTACCGGGTGACCGCCGTGAGCTCGGCCAGTGAGGCCCGCGAGCGACTGCAGCCTGGCCCCACAGGTAACGCTGAACAGCACTACGCCCTGCTGTTAAGTGACGTCAACTTAGGTACGCGGGAGAGCGGCATTGAACTGGCGCACTTCTGCCAGCACCACTGCCCGACGCTGCCCGTACTCCTGACGTCCGGGCTACCCGAAGAGCGCTTGCTGCAGGACTACGGGCTGGCCTCCGCACTCCCCCTGCTCCCCAAACCCTATCGCCTCGACACTCTGGCGCGAAAACTGGCGGAATGTCTGACGGGTTGA
- a CDS encoding zinc ribbon domain-containing protein YjdM: protein MSTLPACPQCQSEYVYEDGSNLVCPECAHEWNPNEAATAETDKVVRDSVGNILQDGDTVTVIKDLKVKGSSLVIKVGTKAKNIRLVDGDHDIDCKLDGIGAMSLKSEFVKKV, encoded by the coding sequence GTGAGCACTTTGCCAGCTTGCCCCCAATGTCAATCCGAATACGTCTATGAAGACGGTAGCAATCTGGTCTGCCCAGAGTGTGCCCATGAGTGGAACCCGAACGAGGCGGCAACCGCTGAGACGGATAAGGTCGTGCGGGACTCCGTAGGGAATATTCTGCAGGACGGCGATACCGTTACCGTCATCAAGGATCTGAAAGTGAAGGGCTCTTCACTGGTGATCAAGGTAGGCACCAAGGCGAAGAATATTCGTCTGGTGGACGGTGATCATGATATCGACTGCAAACTGGATGGTATCGGTGCCATGAGCCTGAAATCCGAGTTCGTCAAAAAGGTCTGA
- a CDS encoding YbhB/YbcL family Raf kinase inhibitor-like protein, which yields MKLVSTSFKHGDAIPPRFAFGKMDPNSHVALSDNVNPHMAWSDAPAGTQSFVLVCHDYDVPSKGDDVNQEGKAVPASLPRVDFFHWLLLDIPATVNEIAEGSQSAGITARGKAGPAAAEGLRHGINDYTAWFHGDADMGGTYYGYDGPCPPWNDEILHHYVFTVYALDVPGIEVKGSLTGQNILDALDGHILGLASMEGTYTLNPAVAG from the coding sequence ATGAAATTAGTCAGTACCAGCTTCAAACATGGGGATGCGATCCCGCCCCGTTTTGCCTTCGGCAAGATGGACCCGAACAGCCATGTGGCGCTGTCCGACAATGTGAATCCCCATATGGCCTGGAGTGATGCACCGGCAGGCACTCAATCCTTTGTGCTGGTCTGCCACGATTACGATGTGCCGAGCAAGGGAGATGATGTCAATCAGGAAGGCAAGGCTGTGCCTGCTTCATTACCTCGCGTCGATTTCTTTCACTGGCTGCTGCTGGACATCCCCGCCACGGTGAATGAAATTGCCGAAGGCAGCCAGAGTGCGGGTATTACTGCCCGTGGCAAGGCAGGCCCCGCTGCCGCGGAAGGGTTGCGTCATGGCATTAACGACTACACGGCCTGGTTCCATGGCGATGCAGATATGGGCGGCACCTATTATGGCTACGATGGCCCCTGTCCACCCTGGAATGATGAGATCCTCCACCATTATGTTTTCACGGTTTATGCGCTGGACGTACCCGGTATCGAAGTCAAAGGCAGCCTGACAGGGCAGAACATACTGGATGCACTGGACGGCCATATTCTGGGGCTGGCCAGTATGGAAGGGACATACACCCTGAACCCGGCAGTGGCGGGGTAA
- a CDS encoding sugar ABC transporter ATP-binding protein translates to MHAAIPTPAELTPLLVMQNIGKRFGAVHALKGVDLQLYPGEILALMGENGAGKSTLMKVLSGVYQADDGSILLDGKACQLKGPADAIAAGISIIHQEIKLSPNLTVAENLFLGAELKKGWRVDRAAMNREATQVLQRLSCSFAADCKVASLSIAEQQQVEIARALLRQCRVLVMDEPTAALSNRETEALFRVIRQLRDQGLAIVYISHRMAEIYALADRVSVLRDGTYIGTLEKQQIDAERLVQMMVGRPLTSLYQKSQPHAFGDTVLQIDGLTDGTDVAPCSLSLRAGEVVGLAGLVGSGRTELAKLIFGASKASAGSLSMQGRTMQFRHPQDAINAGIGYLTEDRKELGLFLDMSARDNMLLNVLPSFSWLGWLKHPRLNQRADECIDELKVKVAHRNVSAGSLSGGNQQKLLVARWMEIAPKVLILDEPTRGVDIGAKSEIYRAISELALRGVAVLMISSELPEILAMSDRVLVMRDGHIAGELPGNTTQEAIMALATAA, encoded by the coding sequence ATGCACGCGGCGATACCGACTCCTGCCGAACTGACCCCGCTGCTGGTGATGCAAAACATCGGCAAACGCTTCGGCGCAGTACATGCCCTCAAGGGCGTGGATCTGCAACTCTATCCGGGGGAAATCCTGGCGTTGATGGGCGAGAACGGCGCAGGCAAAAGCACGCTGATGAAGGTTCTGTCCGGTGTATATCAGGCTGATGACGGCAGCATCCTGCTGGATGGCAAGGCCTGCCAGCTGAAAGGCCCCGCCGATGCCATAGCGGCAGGTATCTCCATCATCCATCAGGAAATCAAGCTCTCGCCCAATCTCACCGTGGCGGAAAACCTGTTTCTCGGTGCCGAGCTGAAAAAAGGCTGGCGCGTGGATCGTGCCGCCATGAATCGGGAGGCCACGCAGGTACTGCAGCGCCTGTCGTGCAGTTTTGCCGCTGACTGCAAGGTCGCCAGCCTGTCCATTGCTGAACAGCAACAGGTGGAAATCGCCCGGGCACTGTTAAGGCAGTGCCGGGTGCTGGTGATGGACGAACCCACCGCTGCACTTTCCAACCGAGAAACCGAGGCCCTGTTCCGGGTGATCCGCCAGCTGCGTGACCAGGGGCTGGCCATCGTCTACATCAGCCACCGTATGGCTGAAATCTATGCTCTGGCTGACCGGGTCAGCGTACTGCGCGACGGCACCTATATCGGTACGCTGGAAAAGCAGCAGATTGATGCTGAACGCCTGGTACAGATGATGGTTGGCCGCCCGCTCACCTCGCTGTATCAGAAAAGCCAGCCTCACGCTTTTGGCGACACCGTGCTGCAAATCGACGGCCTGACCGACGGGACTGACGTCGCCCCCTGCTCGCTCAGCCTGCGCGCAGGTGAAGTGGTCGGTCTGGCCGGTCTGGTGGGCTCAGGCCGCACCGAGCTGGCAAAACTGATCTTTGGTGCAAGCAAGGCCAGTGCCGGCTCGCTCTCCATGCAGGGCCGGACCATGCAATTCAGACATCCGCAGGATGCCATCAACGCAGGCATTGGCTATCTCACCGAAGACCGCAAGGAGCTGGGCCTGTTCCTCGATATGAGTGCCCGCGACAACATGCTGCTCAACGTGTTACCGAGCTTTTCCTGGCTGGGCTGGCTTAAACATCCCCGCCTCAATCAGCGCGCGGATGAATGCATTGACGAGCTTAAGGTCAAGGTTGCCCATCGCAACGTCAGCGCAGGCTCCCTCTCCGGCGGTAATCAACAGAAGCTGCTGGTAGCACGCTGGATGGAAATCGCCCCCAAAGTGCTGATTCTCGACGAGCCAACCCGCGGCGTGGATATCGGCGCCAAAAGTGAAATCTACCGGGCCATCAGTGAGCTGGCCCTGCGTGGTGTGGCGGTGCTGATGATTTCCAGCGAGTTGCCGGAAATTCTGGCCATGAGTGACCGGGTACTGGTCATGCGCGATGGCCATATCGCCGGTGAGCTGCCGGGCAACACCACTCAGGAAGCCATCATGGCGCTGGCTACCGCGGCCTGA